A region from the Triticum aestivum cultivar Chinese Spring chromosome 3D, IWGSC CS RefSeq v2.1, whole genome shotgun sequence genome encodes:
- the LOC123078881 gene encoding uncharacterized protein — MLRCAPACPAPLRLGLPRSSAPRPASSSRPFFPLYWIGDIRDGRGGHGHAGRGDGVVPTVVTASATPLTLLTGSPFGRGDGAAPADWTSTRSALFYATASVQKHPKEAVGGALSSTCGRCSVSSPAVCLKKISLLVASKQQRRKALLNQLRYKYEDAYSEKVRATGTSSAALKRRRAEEIEDVRQKESEKTRKAEAYANNVLSWGVGMYEHCNVIQKFLQTLATKQGVPIGEIPLPPVPPPFRSLSPPGSPQRSTIQILENSKESPALCAQQETNPSSINEHVTAASVPAVDDEGMFGGFFS, encoded by the exons ATGCTCCGCTGCGCCCCGGCCTGCCCCGCTCCGCTGCGCCTCGGCCTGCCCCGCTCCTCTGCACCCCGGCCCGCCTCCTCGTCGCGCCCCTTCTTTCCCCTGTACTGGATCGGTGACATTCGCGACGGGCGTGGTGGCCATGGCCACGCCGGCCGGGGTGACGGCGTCGTGCCGACCGTGGTGACCGCATCCGCGACGCCCTTAACTCTGCTGACTGGGTCGCCCTTTGGACGTGGAGACGGTGCCGCCCCCGCTGATTGGACGAGCACCCGATCTGCTCTGTTCTACGCAACTGCTTCTGTCCAAAAG CATCCGAAGGAAGCAGTAGGTGGTGCACTATCCAGTACATGTGGACGTTGTTCAGTATCTTCTCCAGCAG TTTGCTTGAAGAAAATTTCCCTGCTCGTGGCATCGAAGCAACAGAGAAGAAAGGCATTGCTAAATCAA CTAAGGTACAAGTATGAAGATGCATACTCAGAGAAGGTGAGAGCTACTGGTACATCTTCAGCAGCCTTGAAGCGTCGTCGagctgaagaaattgaagatgtgCGTCAAAAGGAGTCCGAGAAGACTCGAAAAGCAGAGGCTTATGCCAACAATGTCTTGTCATGGGGTGTTGGGATGTACGAGCACTGCAATGTGATACAAAAGTTTCTTCAG ACTTTGGCAACTAAGCAAGGAGTGCCTATTGGAGAAATACCACTGCCGCCGGTTCCACCTCCTTTTCGTTCGCTTTCTCCTCCTGGATCTCCACAACGATCTACCATCCAA ATTCTAGAAAATAGCAAAGAATCGCCAGCTTTGTGTGCTCAACAAGAAACAAATCCGAGCTCTATTAAT GAACATGTTACTGCCGCAAGTGTTCCTGCTGTAGACGATGAAGGGATGTTTGGGGGATTTTTCAGTTAG